The Amycolatopsis japonica nucleotide sequence CGCCGCTCACTTCGTCGCCGTCGATCCACGACGGCTCCGTGCGGCGGGCCGACGCGGAACGGCTCATCGCGGCGGAGTTCCCCGAATTGCCCAAGACGAATCCGAACGGCCACTCGCCCGACGCCGAGCGAGACGGCTACCGGACGAACTGCACCAAGGCGGTGGTCGCCTTCGTGCTGCGCCTGCGTGGTGAAGAGGTGACGGCCGGTCCGGTCCTGCCGGAGGAAGCCGCGACGCTGGCGTATGTCTCCGACCGCCTCGGAGGTGTGTGGGAGACCGGTCACGGCGTGAGCTACGACAGTGTCATCGCCGCGATGAATTCCCGTCCGGTCGGCGCGATGGCGGTCATCGACATCGTCCACACCGGAGACGACGGACTGGCACGCGAGCACGTCGCATTGGTGGTTCGGCGGCCATACGGGATCGTGTTCCTCGACCCGCAGACGGGCTGGTTGCTGAAACTGCCCGAGCGGCCGGTCGCCCTCGCCCTGCTGCCGTTCACCGACGTTCCCTTCGAAAGCGCAGCGAAGGGCTTGAGCGGACTGAGCTCCCGGCGGCTGGCGGCGCTGGGCTTGCCGGGCCTGAAGATCGAGAAGACCGTGGAGCTCGTGGCGGGACTCGACCTGCACGGGCGGCTCGCCGACGGGACCGAGGTCCGGGTCTTCGCCAGAGGTGCCGTCTCACCGGATTCCCGCCCCTTCGACCGCGGGGTCGTACCACCCGGTGGCAAGGTGGTGTACCTCTACGTGGGGGCGGAAGGGAAACCGGCGGACGGGTTTCTCGAGGCCGGGGCGGACCTGGTCCTGAGATACGGCGGAAGCCCGGATTTCGAGCTGATCGCGGACGCCGATCCGGCGTCGCCGGGCGCCCCGGCGCGGTACGGTCCGTTCCATCGGCTGGAAAGCACGAGCCAGAACGCCGGCGTGGCCGGGATGCAGTCGGCGTCCCGCGAGATCTGGGGCAGGGCACCCGTCTACGGGGACAGCGCGCCGGTGGTGCAGGCCTACCGCGGCCCGTTGCCGGAAGGACGCAGGGGAGTCGAGTTCTGGACCGACATCAAGCCCAAATGGCACGGCACCAATGTCGCGATGCGGGCCTGGTACCCGACGCAGGGAGTCCGGATCGAGGACGACTTCGCCAAACTCGAAGTCGTGGTCACCAAGAACACGCAGACGGAGGAGTGATCGTGCACGCTGGTGAGGCGATCGCGAAGGCACAGGCGTGGCTGCGCTTCGGCACATCCGTGGATCTGACGACGGGGGAGCACGCGGTCCGGATCGAGCATGATCGGGTGCGCGAGGTTCCGGACGGCTGGCTGGTGCCCTACAACACGATTCGCGCGCTGGACGGCGGGGACCGGCTCGCCTCGCTCGTGCCGCGACCGATGTTGCTCGTGCGGGAAAACGGGGAGCTGCGCCGTCCGGATCCCGATCCGGACGGTCTCGGGCCGAGCGTCCCGGTCCCCTTCGCCGGACAGGAGGACTGGCGAGAGATCCTGGAACCCGAGTTCGCGCGCAGCGGGGTGGCCTATCTCGGAGTGCCGGCGAGTGCAGTACTGGGCTGGCGGAAGCACGATCAGGCGGGCGGGCCGACAGAGGAGATCCGGGCCAATCCCGGCTACCGGCCCGGTCCCGAGCGGCTCGGACATCCAGTCATGGAGACCCGGCTCGAACAACTCCTCGGTTGCCTTGAGGCCCGTCGCTTCAGTCGTGAGCGCTACCTCGCCGGGCTGCTCACCGCGACGGTCCACATCCCGGTCGACCCGCGGACGGAACGACCGCTTTCCTCTTTGTGGCGGGAGAATCCGCGAGCCTTGGCGGTGTTCAGTTCCAGCAGACGGGTTCCGGCGGGGACGGTGAAATGGGTGCGGATGGACGTGCTGTCGTTCGCCGCCGAGTTCCCCGGGACCGGCCTGGTCGTCAACCCCGGTTCGGTTCCTTCGGACTCTGTCACCGTCGAGGAGCTCACTTGGGCGCGAGCGCGGTGGCCGGTCCTCCGCGCGATCACGCGGGTCGTGGAGGTCCCCGCCGAGTACTCGGCGCCGGTCGTGGCCGTGATCGAACAGATCCGTGCGGCAACGGAGGGGATCGACCCCGCAGCCGGGCTCCGTGACGCGGCGGGAAAGGCCAGAACGGCCGGATTCGAACTGTCCGTCGAGGACTGTCAGCGGTTCGTGCTCGGCCGGGCGTGGGAACAGCGCAACGGGGTGGAAACCGGCGGGATCGCCTCCCCTGACGACGACATCGAGGGACAGTCCTGGCCCGAGGACCTCGGCGCGAACGGTCTCGTCGCCGGATACGACGCCGCGGGCCGGGTCCGGCCACACGCGTCGGCATCGGGGAAGTTCTTTCGCCAGGACGCCGACGGAGTCCGGTTCGCCTGGCGTCGTATCGCGGGCGCGTTCGCCGGGTTCGCCGCGGGGGAGGCGTTGGGTTCGGCCGTGGACACGGTGACCTGGCCCGAAATCAAGACGAAGTTCGGCGAGGAAGGGGTCGTCGAACCGATCTCCGACGGACGGCTCGGCCCGTTGACCCGGCGACTGCTCTTCCACACCGAAGG carries:
- a CDS encoding YrhB domain-containing protein, whose protein sequence is MHAGEAIAKAQAWLRFGTSVDLTTGEHAVRIEHDRVREVPDGWLVPYNTIRALDGGDRLASLVPRPMLLVRENGELRRPDPDPDGLGPSVPVPFAGQEDWREILEPEFARSGVAYLGVPASAVLGWRKHDQAGGPTEEIRANPGYRPGPERLGHPVMETRLEQLLGCLEARRFSRERYLAGLLTATVHIPVDPRTERPLSSLWRENPRALAVFSSSRRVPAGTVKWVRMDVLSFAAEFPGTGLVVNPGSVPSDSVTVEELTWARARWPVLRAITRVVEVPAEYSAPVVAVIEQIRAATEGIDPAAGLRDAAGKARTAGFELSVEDCQRFVLGRAWEQRNGVETGGIASPDDDIEGQSWPEDLGANGLVAGYDAAGRVRPHASASGKFFRQDADGVRFAWRRIAGAFAGFAAGEALGSAVDTVTWPEIKTKFGEEGVVEPISDGRLGPLTRRLLFHTEGLLRALPPRFGGAASGRLMALGALLSRPSPDLLEGWLSRVPEIQDGRSEPPPVANDVTFLVLGMVAALCGGGPDSDAATAAQVGRLLATGAGADGPTAEAAGVTAELFTGLFHTDAPPPQVVCRRVAEREGARGPAVAALAAAVRAQVEQIRPDTEELDGFGTGDTAVDALGRAMIAVSRRFFDPRWAMRAAVNHSGRSAITGAIAGAVVGARAGVPGLPQEWLGGLGRPGLVETVAGDAFWHFSARSPAEDERFADEWARRYPRIWPPSDAGGMGAGLAGGRPGT